GGCGCGCAACAACCCCGCGAAGTGCTCTGCGACCAGGTTCCGGTCGGCGTCGCGCAGGGTATCGGCCTTATTGATGACCGCCAGGGTGACGGCCGCATGGGCGGCGTGGGGACGGATGAACTCCTCATGGATGACCTTGTCCGCGTACTTCTCCGGGTCCGTCACCCACACCAGGACGTCCACCTGACCGGCCAGCCGGGTCGCGATCTCGCGGTTGGTCGCCGCCACCGAATCAAAGTCCGGCAGGTCCAGCAGGATCAGTGGGCCGGCGCCGTCGGCGAACACGCCGTCGCGCGGCCGGCGATCGACCACCCCCAACCAGTCCAGCAGTGCCTCACTGCCGGCCGGCTGCCATACCGCCGCCAGCGGTGAGCTGGTGGTCGGCCGGCGCGGGGACGACGCGCCGAGGTCCTCACCCACCAGGGCGTTGAACAGCGACGTCTTGCCCGATCCGGTGGCACCGAAGAAGCCGACGACGGTGTGCTCCGCGGACAGGGCTCGGCGGTCTTCGCCCGCCTCGACCACTGCACCGAAGGCGGCCACCTGCTCCGCCGGCAGGTAGGGCACCGCCAGCTCACGGGCACGACTCAGCGCGCCGAGGCGCTCTCCCAGCGGGACAGTCTTGTTAAACATCGCGGTCCTCCAGCAGTGCGTGTGCGTCGGCGAGGCTCGCCGCAGCGGCCTGCCGCAGCTCCTCGGCGGTGGTGCCCAGCCGCAGCGGCTCGACGACGTGGGTGTAGCGCGCCTGCTCCTCGGCGAAGAGCTCGCGCACACGGTTTTCCAGGTCCTCCCGGGCGGCGCGGGCCATGCGGCGCACCGCCTCCTCGCCGAAGACGGTTTCCAGCAGCTTTTGCCCCACGACGGCGGAGCCGCCAGCGATGGCGAACTCGGCGCCGGTCAGCCCGGCCGAGGACGCGAAGACCACGAGCATGAGCGCGACCGTGAGCACGTTGAGCCCCAGCGACAAGAACCGGGCCCGCTGGCGCTTGCCGGCCGCGCTGTCCTGGATATGAGCGACGAGCCCGGCCTGCCACTGGCGCACGAGCTCTGCGGCGCGGGCGGGCAGCTCCGGGGACCCGGCGGCCAGGGCCGCGGCGCCGTCCTCACGTAGGCGGGGTGCTTGGGCACCGAGCAGTGCGACGCTGCGGCGGGCGGCGGTTTCGCCGGCGTCGACGATGACGGTGTGCAGGCCCTGCTCGATCTCGGTGGCGACCTCGCGCACCGGCTCCGGCCGGCCCCCGAAGAACGCTCCGATCTTGTCCACCGCGAGCGAGTACCAACGCTCCAGCGTGCGGGCCGCATCTGAGGTTCCCACGAAGTCCTGCCAGCGGGAGAGGACCTCCGTGCGCAGGAGTTTGCCGTCGCTCGTGGCGTCGATCACCGAGTCCGCCGCGGCGTCGAAGAGCGCGGTGATGGAGGCGTCGAGCTCAGCGGCGAGCGCCTCGTGCTCAGCTCGGGTTTCGGCTAGGCTGTCGACGCGGCGGCTGAGTTGACGAAGGGCTCCGACCGCGGTGCGCCCGGCCGTGGCGCGCCGAGCGGCGGCGTCGGTGGCCAAGCCCTGGAGGTGGGCCTTGAGCTGTTCGGTGCCGGGCAGCAGGCCGGTGAACTCGGCGTCGAAGGCGACGGTGATAAGAGGCGCCTCGCCCAGGCCCGCCTCGGTCATCATCCGACGCAGATCCTGCGGAACGCTGGCCGCTGCAGAGGCGTCGACGCGGTTGAGCACGACGATGACCTCGATGTTGCGGGCGGCGGCGTCGTGGAGGAAATTCCACACCAGCTGGTCGGCGTAGCGCGCCGGGGTGGTGACGAAGACCCACAGGTCAGCCGCGGCCAGCAGCTGCGCGGCGAGCTGACGGTTGCCGGCGTCGATGGAGTCGAAATCGGGGGCGTCGAGCAGCGCCAGGCCAGGTGCGATGGCGGAGGTGGTCACCACGCGCAGCGTCGACGCCTGCGGGTCGGCCGCCGCGCCCACCTCGCGCGCCAAGCCGGGCAGCACGTGCGGGGAGGAGAACCACGCCTCGTTGTCCGGGTGGGTGATGAGCACCGGCTGGCGGGTGGTTGGCCGGGTCACCCCAGAGGTCGTGACGTGGTCGCCGACGACCGAGTTGACGAGGGCGGACTTGCCCGCGCCGGTGGAGCCGCCGACCACGGCGAGCAGCGGGGCATCGAGGTTGTGCAGGCGCGGCAGGAGGTAATCGTCGAGTTGGGCGACCACCGCGCGCGCTTCGTCGGCGGCGTCGGGCGCCAACGGCAGGCGCACGCCGTCGACGCCGTCACGCAGCCGCATGACGTGGTGGAATGTGCGGTTATTCACGCACCTAGTGTAGCCAGGGATAGGTCACATCTGGCCAGTTGTCTCCGTGAGGTAGCGCAGGATGGCCCGGACTCGTCGATTGTCCTCATTCGGCTCCAAGTGCAACTTGGCAAAGATATTGGACACGTGCTTGCTCACCGCCGCCGCAGAGAGAAACAGCCGGCCACAGATCTGGGCATTGGACAGCCCCTGCGCCATGAGGTCTAAGACCTCACGCTCCCGGGGCGTCAACTCCGCCAGCCCGGACCGCCCCGATCGCATGAGCGCCGCAGCCACGTCGGGGTCCACAACCACCCCGCCGCCGGCCACCACCTCGCAACTGGTGAGGAAGTCCAGCACCTGGCTCACCCGGTCTTTGAGCAGGTAGCCGGTGCCCGCCGACGCGGAGGCGTCGAACAGCGCCCGCGCGTACGCCGGGGCGACGTACTGGGACAACACCATGACACCTAAGTGGGGGAAGCGCTCCCGCAGGGTTACCGCGGCGCGTAGCCCGTCGTCGCGCATCCCCGGCGGCATCCGCACGTCGGTGATGACGAGGTCCTCGGTGCCGTCGACGACGGCGAGCAGCTCGTCGGCCGTCGACGCCGTCGCCCGCACCGTGTGGCCACGCTTTTCCACCAATGACCGCACCCCCTCGCGCAGCAAGGCGGAATCATCGGCCACCACTATGGTCATCATCTAGTGACTCCCTTCTGAAGAAATCCCCGGCTGGCCGCGGTCCAGCAGCATCGGAATGCGGGCGGTGACCGTCGTCGGGCCGCCCGCGGGGGAGCGCAGGTCCAGCTGGCCGTCGAAGGCGGCGAGGCGCTGGCGCATGTTCTCTAGCCCGGAACCGAAGTAGGCCCCGCCCGGGCCCTGGTCGACGACGCTGATATTGAGCGTCGCATCACATGTCAACAGCACCGACACCGGCGCGCCGGGGGCGTGTTTCGCCGCGTTCGTCAGTGCCTCCGACGCAAAGAAGTACCCCGATGCCAGCACGGACGGGGACAACTCCGGCAGGGAATGCGGGCAGCGCACCACCACGTGCGGGCCGTACGACGCCGCGATGTCCTCCACCGCCGCGAACAACCCTCGATCCGTCAGCACCTGTGGGTGGATGCCGTGCACGGTGTGGCGCAGTACCCGCAGACCCTCCGACAGCAGCTCGTGCGCTTCTGCGAGGGTGTCGCTGAGCTGCGAGTTGGTGACCTCCAAGGCGTCGAGCCGCGCCTCCCCGATCTTCATGGCGGCCGCGACGAAGTACTGCTGAGCGCCGTCGTGTAAGTCGGCCTCGATGCGCTGGCGCTCCACCTCATACGCGTCGGCCACCGCGCGCCGGGACGCCGTCAGCTCCCGGATGCGCGCCGCTGCTGCCTGCTCGCGGGCGCGGGCGGGCGCCGAGGCGCCGTCGAACCGCCGGGACCAGGGAAACCACATGGCAGGTAGCCTAGCGACGACGCCGGGCCGCGGGGAAGCCTCAGAGGAAAACAGTAGAGCTAGCTCTACCGAAACTCGGGACCCCGGTGGGTGTTCACCGGCGCCGGCACGATGTGAAATGAGGACCATGAGACATCTAGAGATCAACGACATCACCAAGTCCTTCGCCGGGCCGGAGGTGCTGCGCGGCATTTCGCTGTCCATCGCCCCCGGGGAGTCGGTGGCCATCATGGGGCCCTCGGGTTCCGGTAAGTCCACCCTGCTGCACTGCATGTCCGGCGTCCTCGTGCCCGATCGTGGCACCGTCCGCCACGGCGAGGACGTCGTGTCCTCGCTCAACGACACCCACCGCTCACAGCTGCGCCTGCACCGCTTCGGCTTCGTCTTCCAGGACGGCCAGCTCCTGCCGGAGCTTACTGCTCGGGACAATGTGGCCCTCCCGGAGATCCTGCGCGGTAAGCCGCGTCGCGCCGCGCAGAAGGCGGCCAGCGAGATGCTCGCCCGCGTCGGCCTGGGCGAGCTGACCGGGCGTCGGCCCGGCCAGCTTTCCGGCGGGCAGG
Above is a genomic segment from Corynebacterium uterequi containing:
- a CDS encoding sensor histidine kinase; protein product: MWFPWSRRFDGASAPARAREQAAAARIRELTASRRAVADAYEVERQRIEADLHDGAQQYFVAAAMKIGEARLDALEVTNSQLSDTLAEAHELLSEGLRVLRHTVHGIHPQVLTDRGLFAAVEDIAASYGPHVVVRCPHSLPELSPSVLASGYFFASEALTNAAKHAPGAPVSVLLTCDATLNISVVDQGPGGAYFGSGLENMRQRLAAFDGQLDLRSPAGGPTTVTARIPMLLDRGQPGISSEGSH
- a CDS encoding response regulator transcription factor: MTIVVADDSALLREGVRSLVEKRGHTVRATASTADELLAVVDGTEDLVITDVRMPPGMRDDGLRAAVTLRERFPHLGVMVLSQYVAPAYARALFDASASAGTGYLLKDRVSQVLDFLTSCEVVAGGGVVVDPDVAAALMRSGRSGLAELTPREREVLDLMAQGLSNAQICGRLFLSAAAVSKHVSNIFAKLHLEPNEDNRRVRAILRYLTETTGQM
- a CDS encoding dynamin family protein produces the protein MNNRTFHHVMRLRDGVDGVRLPLAPDAADEARAVVAQLDDYLLPRLHNLDAPLLAVVGGSTGAGKSALVNSVVGDHVTTSGVTRPTTRQPVLITHPDNEAWFSSPHVLPGLAREVGAAADPQASTLRVVTTSAIAPGLALLDAPDFDSIDAGNRQLAAQLLAAADLWVFVTTPARYADQLVWNFLHDAAARNIEVIVVLNRVDASAAASVPQDLRRMMTEAGLGEAPLITVAFDAEFTGLLPGTEQLKAHLQGLATDAAARRATAGRTAVGALRQLSRRVDSLAETRAEHEALAAELDASITALFDAAADSVIDATSDGKLLRTEVLSRWQDFVGTSDAARTLERWYSLAVDKIGAFFGGRPEPVREVATEIEQGLHTVIVDAGETAARRSVALLGAQAPRLREDGAAALAAGSPELPARAAELVRQWQAGLVAHIQDSAAGKRQRARFLSLGLNVLTVALMLVVFASSAGLTGAEFAIAGGSAVVGQKLLETVFGEEAVRRMARAAREDLENRVRELFAEEQARYTHVVEPLRLGTTAEELRQAAAASLADAHALLEDRDV
- a CDS encoding ABC transporter ATP-binding protein; amino-acid sequence: MRTMRHLEINDITKSFAGPEVLRGISLSIAPGESVAIMGPSGSGKSTLLHCMSGVLVPDRGTVRHGEDVVSSLNDTHRSQLRLHRFGFVFQDGQLLPELTARDNVALPEILRGKPRRAAQKAASEMLARVGLGELTGRRPGQLSGGQAQRVAIARALMGNPDVIFADEPTGALDQATGHEVMQHIVSLVGSLGTTYVMVTHDPTVAAWCSRRIEIRDGLVHDDRQLAGTGEKR